The window CACAGCATTGTTAAGCTCTTGCAACTTCAGAACACAAGCAAGAGCTCTATTCTTACCAATATCCTCCTTAGAGAAAAAGAAGTTGCTGGATAAGTCCCATAGTTCTACGGTCCCTTCATCATGCAAAGTGATAGATTTGACACCAGCAAGAACGAGATTCTTTGCTGCAAGGAAAAAAGTTCACGAGTCATGATGAGTACACGAACGAGCAAACTGCAATGCAATAAACACAAAACGGAAACCCTAACAAACAACTTGCTGATACAGATTTCCGTGATTAAAAATTGACAATATTTTTACTACATCTCTCAAAGCACACAGAATAGAACATAGATATGGTTATTTCTTGCATATGTTTCCGCCAAACGGGACAGGAAAGAGAAAATGAATTATCTAAAGGTAAAAATAAGTAACAAAGACATCCTCTTATTAGAAGAACCATTCAATGTAAAACAAATCTCAGCGGATAAATTtaacattatcaaaatccaatccATCAACAAGACATCATACTGAAGCAAAGGCCTAAAGGGGAGATACATAGTCTCACTGCTCTAGAGTATGAGATAATTAAATGAAATTTCAAACGAGAAAAATTGTGATATCTCAATTACTGTCTTGCAATTTAACATATCATCCAAAACTGTCATGCAATCAAGTAATCTTGACAGTCCAACAGATCATCATGCAAATCAGCACATATAACGCATCTGCAAATTCTTAAACGATTAACAAAGGTGAAAAATGCCAACAAACGTTAATTATCCAAAACAAGACAATGATTAAAAGATGCATTCAAGTCCCAGTCAGTACTCCCACGAAGGAAGTATTCTTATATCTACATCCCAACCCCCACAAAGACCCGGTTTCTTGTCGAGAGAAATAGATACTAAAGAATGCAAACACAAATTGCAGATGGGTGATCAAGAAGCTTTACCGATCTCAGCACCAAGACCCTGGAGGCCTGAAACAAGAACATTGGAAGCGAAGAGCCGGCGCATGGTCTCCCGTCCGTACACCGCCAGCTGCCGGCTGTGCAGGTCCTCGTCGATATCGGCCTGCTTGCGCCCGCCGTCGTCGACCTCCATTCCGTTTGCTTGGTTGTTCTCCTCCTCCATCGCCGATGTGCCTTCCAACGCCGCCGAAGAGATCAGACAGTCCCCCCTCGTCTTCTTCAGCAATGTATCGTCCGCCGCTGCAGCCGCCTGGTCGTCGTCGATCTGTCCTTCCACAGCTCTTTTTCGCGAAATCATATAGAGCGGCCCGCTACTCACAACCCCAAAGAATCAGAAACAAGAAACAACGACGAAACAAGAACCGACCACATTAAACGACCAGAAACCCCGACCGACCACAAGAACGACCGGTCGAGAGAGATTAATAAGAGACGGACGTACGAGGGATCGGGGAAGAAACGAATCAAAGGAGGTCGCAGctggtcttcttcctcctccttatcTCTTTCCGTTCCGCCTCTATCGCCTTCTTTACTTTAGGGTTTTAAGAGAGAAGCAATGCGCTTCCTGAGGCAGTACAAGGTCACGGCTACCTCGGTATTTATAGCGCGGAATGGAAGCTAAGCGTATACTATACGCGACCGTATAGGCATACATGGGCTTGCGTATCTCCTGAAGTCTCATTGAAGAAAAGACCGAAAAGTGGACCCACCACTTCGTCTAATTATAATTCGCGTAAACAATGCGCGTGAGATTCTGAGGTAGGAAATAATTTTATGAAGATAACGGAATGTTATGTGAATGGTTAAAGTCGAGATGCCGGCGAtgcctttctttttctcctttgttTGGAGTCTCGATTCGAGTGTCGGCGAATGACCGGAGAAGGGGAAAGGAATTTGAGGGAAGTGTCGTTGATTCTCCGATTGGAGCTTTTACTTTGGTGGGGGGGGGGGTAATCGGAGAAGCTATCATAGACCAAAATGTGTTGTCATGTAATAAAAATTGAATAAGCTTAATTATATTATTTCTATCTTACATTGATGATAACAATGTGCTTTGGTTAGAATAAATACTATGATTGCCATTtgagaaatatttatatttttattatataagtaTGAAAATAAGTCTTAAATATAGAATGCTTcgaatgtttgataaataataaattaaaattatattttaaatatatattaacgtgagtattatttgataaaattatattctaaaagtttattaaatattttttataataaattcactattatgatattttaatatttaattcaaaagtgaatatatatttttatttaaattaataagtatatatatacatgtaattttataaaaagaattgTATTATCtcaatgtataaataaataaaattataattgaatCATATTAGTTTGACCAATCCAAGCTAGGTAATTGTAAGATCAATTTGATCGATTTTAAGTCTATTTAACTTAATTGAAATCgattaaatctaaattagacctgcGTAGAATGATTATCGATCGATTTAATAAGGATTAAAGGTCGATTCAATTAGTTCCTAATTGAATTTAATTTAACTCAAgtcaattaaattattttaattagggTTCATGTTGATGAAGGGTTGTTAAGAGATTGATACATCATGCCTTTTATgttttgatgaatttaaaaactttattcaAAGTTATGATTTAGAAATGATTAGTAGTTCTATATTATTTAGAAATGATTTAAAATAGCATACCAACTTGTAATAGATCCATAGTATGGGTGGAGGAGATTTTTTTCGCTATTTATGATATTTACAATAAGTTATAATCCTTTTTTGAGTTGAAAATATTCAGTATTGTAAAAAGAAGGATTTTGAattcaaaatagaaaaatatCTTTTGTAAATTATGttgaaatgatgattttttttaaatctaaaatgtGACATGATGACAGCTCCATGCCAACATCCCAACACccgaatttatatttaaaataatactcTGATTCCATTTGGAaaacatttatatttttaatatataattatgaaaatgagTTGGAGTATGGAATATAGAATGCTTtcaatgtttgataaataatagatgaaaatcatgttttaaatatatattaacatgagtattatttggtaaaattatattccaaaagtttattgaatatttcatgattaaatatattattatatattttttaatagttaATTCAAAACTGAATTAATTAATAAGTATGTATATgtaatctttaaaaaaaatctatattatcttaatatataataaataaaattataatcatattaataaatataaaaattacttttaataaaataaataaatacaaattACCTTTCAAAAAGCATAAATCATATTAGtttctcactaaatcattttgacaatcttataattttagataaaattagGACTCGGGTGGATCGATTTAATTCGGGTTAATACCGTGCAATCTAGTCTAATTCCCTCTTCCCTTATTGATTTATGCTTATTAGTTGATTGAATCATATATTAATCTATGCTAGTTCAAAACTATTCTAAATTAGACCAACTTAGAATAGTTTCAGACTAGTTTAATAGAGATGATAGGTTCAGGTCATAGTTGAATTCAATTTAATTCAAGTTAATTGAGCTATTTCAATTAAAGTTCAATTCGATGGTTATTAAGAGGTTGATACCTCATGTCTTTATAATTTGATGAGCTTAAAAACTTTATTCAAagttatgatttaaaaataattagtaattctatattatttttatattaatgtgATAATATTATTACCATGTGGAATATGTGGATATGCTAAGTGATCTATATTGTAACTGCACATTGTGAAACGAGTTAAAGAATAGACCTAGTCTAACAATTTATATACCATGGTCatgatattttataatattttattttttaaatttatgcatGAATAAATGATCATATATTATTATGTATCACTATTGAGGGTACGTAGAGTGATTCCCTTCGAGAATTATCGAAATGATTAGATGATTTTTTAATCCATTATTGAGAAGAACATTTGCCTATTTAGATGGGTAAGATATGTCAATCTATCCATTCTTGAGAGTGTGATATAAATTATCTTCATATATTATTGAGAGAGTATACAATTTACTGTGATGTATACTTTTGTTGCTCGACTATTATACGTATTACTAATATGTATAATAAGATTGATGTATAATTTTGTCTACCACGTAAGATgtaatattatttatttgatacatgagtttcatAATGAATTGGTATGTTATCAAATTGttaatatttgaatatattttatgagtattgaatataatttttatgatattttaggaGGTCCTTACCAATATGTATGATtcgttgatatatttttattttatatttatttttagtaaCATATTAGTTTATAATACATCTATGACTTTGGGATGAGACTTTTCTACTACTTATGGTATTTACAAGAAGTTATGGCCCTTTTCCAAGTAGAGAATGTTCAATAAAAATAaggattttaaaatttaaataaaaatattatctataATTTATGGATTTTGAAATGATGATTAAAACCAtttcaaattataattataatcataaataataattataataataataataatattattattattgcagAATGGTGACGATTGGATCTGATCTAATATTGCATTGCTTTCAGAACATTATGACCAGGAAAACTTGTGTGCTTCGAGTTATTCGTGTAGCTCACACAACATGTCATTGTGCTCTTTGTGGGCGTAAACCCATTCCAAACCCCACGACTGCAAGTAACACCTTCATCCCCAACTCATTCGCTGCTGCTGCTAACACCTTCTGCGGCCGCCGTCGTACAGCTGATTGATCCTGGCCTCCACTTCCTCGACGGTGTACTTCAAGTACCGCTCCGCCTGCTTGCCACCCTCCCCGGCCAGGCGCAGCCGCGCCACGAAGTTGCGGTAGGCCGGCAGCACGAGGGCGCCCACCGCCAGCTTCAGCTCCGTCCGCAGCTGCTCGTCCGCCACCACCCACCCGGCCTGCACCTTCCAGATGTCCTCCAAGTAGGTGTTGAACACCCGGAGGCGCTCCCGCATCGCCTTCCCGGCCGCGGGCGAGACCGAGGCGACCGCGCCGCCGATGACGTCCATTCGCAGCACCGCCACCACCTTGGTCCACGTGGCCCTCTGGTAGGCGTTGCCCCACCGCCGCACCATCGCCATCTGCCGCCGGATCCAGTCTTCCCCCAGAAGAGCCCCCAGCTCGCTGTCTCTGGCTTTCTGGGTCATGTACCTGCCGTTGTTCATCAGGAAGATGTAGCTCAGCGGCGGCTCCGGGTATATCTTGGATTTGTTCTCGAGGTTGGAATGGAGGACGTCCATGAGCCACGCGACCTGGAGGGAAAGGGAGGGGGACGAGGACGGGTGGTGGGGGTCGGGCGGGATGGCTGCGCCCTCGTCCATGACTTCTTCCAGAGTCCGCCGGGAGGCGCACGCCGCCTGCAGGTAGTTCATCACGTACCGGGTTATCGGGTGTAGGCCGCCGCCCGGGACGGTTGCCTTGGCCGGGTCACGCTGGATCAGGTTCTCGAGCTCAACGAATATCCCCCGGATAGCTGCCCCCAGGGCCCTGCGGCCGGCGGCGACGTCGGCGCGGAGGGCGGCTGAACACTGCTCCGAAAGAAGATGGTCGAGCTCGGGGAGGAGGTCCCGGAGGGCCTCGTACATGTCGATGAGACGGAAGAGGCGAACCGGATCGCGGGGGCCGGCGGCGACGACGTAGGCGAACGAGAGGAGCCCGGCTGCTGCTGGGCGGCAGGCGG of the Musa acuminata AAA Group cultivar baxijiao chromosome BXJ2-10, Cavendish_Baxijiao_AAA, whole genome shotgun sequence genome contains:
- the LOC135624455 gene encoding exocyst complex component EXO70B1-like, producing the protein MEESGEEKLIAAVRHIAKSLGRTDTMADDILQVFSAFDGRFSLDKLASDRSVPAHPAAAPAAAGREADDPRPPLERTIRTLDRQISRFVASERLIWSDAADATAFLEAVDDLLATIHDLDAPPDKPLLDRAEDLLQRCILRLEEELRAILRRPVGCGPAVGTPPSDGSDSDAAEGSEDRVPVAAPVDDYNLVIDALPSGSVADLHAIARRMVAAGFGRECAEAYGVSRRGFVDASVARLGIRPRPAEEVQASTWIDLEDEIARWVKAVNMAFLILVPSERRLCDRVFASLPPFADIAFAAACRPAAAGLLSFAYVVAAGPRDPVRLFRLIDMYEALRDLLPELDHLLSEQCSAALRADVAAGRRALGAAIRGIFVELENLIQRDPAKATVPGGGLHPITRYVMNYLQAACASRRTLEEVMDEGAAIPPDPHHPSSSPSLSLQVAWLMDVLHSNLENKSKIYPEPPLSYIFLMNNGRYMTQKARDSELGALLGEDWIRRQMAMVRRWGNAYQRATWTKVVAVLRMDVIGGAVASVSPAAGKAMRERLRVFNTYLEDIWKVQAGWVVADEQLRTELKLAVGALVLPAYRNFVARLRLAGEGGKQAERYLKYTVEEVEARINQLYDGGRRRC